The following are encoded in a window of Nocardioides houyundeii genomic DNA:
- the mltG gene encoding endolytic transglycosylase MltG codes for MHEDESPVLPPQDEAPRSVGGARKKRRGPAGCLAVLLALAVLAGGFYVAVTKGVDFVSDQFGSVEDYPGPGTGTVTFQVEQGDTVAAMGRGLKKEKVVASVQAFIDAASADPNSSTIQAGTYELAKEMRAVDALDILMDPANQVRNTVTIPEGLRVVDIVDILVEKTKFNRGRYEKALADTAALGLPDYAEGNPEGYLFPATYELGPKDKPADILAAMVARWRQAADEAGLESRAAALGRTPAELMVIASLVEAEGRGDDMAKVARVIYNRLDGPGDKGGTNGLLQIDAANAYGIGKSGTTALSADELAVDTPYNTRLYPGLPPTPIEAPGDDAIKAAANPADGPWYYYVTVDLATGETKFAEDYSEFLEFKAEYQAYCETSDAC; via the coding sequence ATGCATGAGGACGAGAGCCCCGTCCTGCCCCCCCAGGACGAGGCCCCGCGATCGGTGGGCGGAGCGCGCAAGAAACGCCGTGGCCCGGCCGGGTGCCTGGCCGTGCTCCTCGCCCTTGCGGTGCTGGCGGGCGGCTTCTACGTGGCGGTCACCAAGGGCGTGGATTTCGTCTCCGACCAGTTCGGCTCCGTGGAGGACTATCCCGGTCCGGGCACCGGCACGGTGACCTTCCAGGTCGAGCAGGGCGACACGGTGGCCGCGATGGGCCGCGGCCTGAAGAAGGAGAAGGTCGTCGCCTCGGTGCAGGCCTTCATCGACGCCGCCTCCGCGGACCCGAACTCCAGCACCATCCAGGCGGGCACCTACGAGCTCGCCAAGGAGATGCGCGCCGTCGACGCGCTCGACATCCTGATGGACCCCGCCAACCAGGTCCGCAACACGGTGACGATCCCCGAGGGCCTGCGCGTCGTCGACATCGTGGACATCCTGGTGGAGAAGACCAAGTTCAACCGGGGGCGCTACGAGAAGGCTCTCGCGGACACCGCGGCGCTGGGGCTCCCCGACTACGCCGAGGGAAACCCGGAGGGCTACCTGTTCCCCGCGACGTACGAGCTGGGCCCCAAGGACAAGCCCGCCGACATCCTCGCCGCGATGGTGGCCAGGTGGCGGCAGGCGGCCGACGAGGCCGGCCTGGAGAGCAGGGCTGCGGCGCTGGGCCGGACCCCGGCCGAGCTGATGGTCATCGCCTCCCTGGTCGAGGCCGAGGGGCGCGGAGACGACATGGCCAAGGTGGCGCGGGTGATCTACAACCGCCTCGACGGTCCTGGCGACAAGGGCGGCACCAACGGCCTGCTGCAGATCGACGCCGCCAACGCCTACGGAATCGGCAAGTCCGGGACCACCGCACTCAGCGCGGACGAGCTCGCAGTGGACACGCCCTACAACACCCGGCTCTACCCGGGGCTGCCGCCGACGCCCATCGAGGCGCCCGGCGACGACGCCATCAAGGCCGCAGCGAACCCCGCGGACGGGCCCTGGTACTACTACGTCACCGTCGACCTGGCGACCGGGGAGACCAAGTTCGCGGAGGACTACAGCGAGTTCCTGGAGTTCAAGGCCGAGTACCAGGCCTACTGCGAGACCTCGGACGCCTGCTGA
- a CDS encoding DUF6167 family protein, whose protein sequence is MSRSLWFVAGAGAGAYAVTRVRRAAESLSVDGLRDRMRGVGAGARLFREEVRAGQQERETQLRERFGLVPDSTPQLTASAPGTPPSLHLPPDHTKDTD, encoded by the coding sequence ATGAGCCGGAGCCTGTGGTTCGTGGCCGGCGCGGGGGCCGGGGCCTACGCCGTCACCCGGGTCCGTCGCGCCGCCGAGAGCCTGAGCGTCGACGGCCTCCGGGACCGGATGCGCGGAGTGGGAGCCGGTGCCCGGCTGTTCCGCGAGGAGGTCCGTGCCGGCCAGCAGGAGCGCGAGACGCAGCTGCGCGAGCGCTTCGGCCTGGTGCCCGACTCCACGCCACAGCTCACCGCGTCCGCCCCCGGGACGCCACCCAGCCTGCACCTTCCGCCCGACCACACGAAAGACACTGACTGA
- a CDS encoding prepilin peptidase, translating to MIGSAVLGALAAGAGGLLMPLVVRRVPEPAPDPTPLEDPTPLEDPTPLEVATTGEGATPTEVLATADEAAPVAEAAPKALYVDIAAGRGIRVGVPVASVAAGALVGAVLGWDWSLLLWLPLTPVLIALAVVDWRTRLLPTWVIRRTYWVLGVLAVAAGVLSGDLDALLRAGLGGLVALACFFVLWFIHPRGLGFGDVRLSGVLGIALGYLGWGELVAGLYSAFLVGGIGGALLALLRLADRKGVPFGPFLVIGAFLGVLVGPWTWSHLAGGGA from the coding sequence GTGATCGGTTCCGCTGTCCTGGGTGCCCTGGCCGCCGGAGCGGGCGGCCTGCTGATGCCACTCGTGGTGCGCCGGGTACCGGAGCCTGCCCCGGATCCGACGCCGCTCGAGGACCCGACGCCGCTCGAGGACCCGACGCCGCTCGAGGTTGCGACGACGGGCGAGGGCGCGACGCCGACCGAGGTGCTTGCGACCGCCGACGAGGCTGCGCCGGTCGCGGAGGCTGCGCCGAAGGCGCTCTACGTCGACATCGCTGCCGGCCGGGGGATCCGCGTCGGCGTCCCGGTGGCCTCGGTGGCCGCCGGCGCCCTGGTCGGCGCCGTGCTCGGCTGGGACTGGTCCCTGCTGCTGTGGCTGCCGTTGACGCCGGTGCTGATCGCCCTCGCCGTGGTGGACTGGCGCACCCGGCTCCTGCCCACCTGGGTGATCCGTCGTACGTACTGGGTCCTGGGGGTGCTCGCGGTGGCCGCCGGCGTGCTCTCCGGGGACCTCGACGCCCTGCTGCGCGCCGGGCTCGGTGGCCTCGTCGCCCTGGCCTGCTTCTTCGTGCTGTGGTTCATCCATCCCCGCGGCCTGGGGTTCGGCGACGTGCGCCTGTCGGGAGTCCTCGGCATCGCCCTGGGCTATCTCGGCTGGGGCGAGCTGGTCGCGGGCCTCTACTCGGCCTTCCTGGTGGGCGGGATCGGGGGTGCACTGCTGGCGCTGCTGCGCCTGGCGGACCGCAAGGGCGTGCCCTTCGGTCCGTTCCTGGTGATCGGGGCGTTCCTGGGCGTCCTGGTCGGTCCCTGGACCTGGTCCCATCTCGCCGGGGGCGGAGCGTGA
- the ruvX gene encoding Holliday junction resolvase RuvX, with protein sequence MRHGVRLGIDPGDARIGVARSDPSGFLATPVETVPRGRGDLRRIARIVAEEEAVEIVVGLPRSLSGAEGPAAAKAREFAAGLARKVAPVVVRLCDERLTTVTAEAMLRDRGRKGSNRRAVVDQAAAVVILQHALDTERSSGIAPGEIVEVNDA encoded by the coding sequence GTGCGGCACGGCGTACGGCTCGGCATCGACCCCGGTGACGCGCGCATCGGGGTGGCACGCAGCGACCCGTCAGGGTTCCTGGCCACCCCGGTGGAGACCGTGCCCCGCGGACGCGGAGACCTGCGCCGGATCGCCCGGATCGTGGCTGAGGAGGAGGCCGTCGAGATCGTCGTCGGCCTGCCGCGCTCGCTGTCCGGTGCGGAGGGACCGGCGGCTGCGAAGGCCCGGGAGTTCGCGGCCGGCCTGGCGCGCAAGGTCGCCCCGGTGGTCGTGAGACTCTGCGACGAGCGCTTGACCACGGTCACGGCAGAGGCGATGCTCCGTGACCGGGGGCGCAAGGGCAGCAACCGACGAGCGGTGGTCGACCAGGCCGCAGCCGTCGTCATCCTGCAACACGCGCTGGACACGGAGCGAAGCTCCGGTATCGCGCCCGGAGAGATCGTCGAGGTCAACGATGCATGA
- the alaS gene encoding alanine--tRNA ligase encodes MDTAEIRRRFLAHFEAGSSYGPHTAVPSASLLLDDPNLLFVNAGMVPFKPYFLGQETPPYSRATSIQKCVRTPDIEDVGKTTRHGTFFEMCGNFSFGDYFKEGAISLAWELVTKSQADGGFGLEESRLWPSILQGDDEALALWMKVTGLPEERIVKLGRKENYWSMGVPGPGGPCSEILYDRGPAYGPDGEFGTTTRTEMPTKLEDRYLEIWNLVFMQDELSAVRSKEDFDVAGSLPKRNIDTGMGLERVAFLLQGKENMYEIDVMFPVIQRAEELTGRRYGADPVDDVRFRVVADHIRSSMMLIGDGVTAGNEARGYVLRRLLRRAVRSMRLLGYEDPALPELFPVSRDKMGETYADLHSDWQRISRVAFAEEEAFRKTLQAGTQIFDLAAHEVKTSGAAVLPGDQAFALHDTYGFPIDLTLEMAAEQGLAVDEAGFRGLMAEQRERAKADARAKKGQHADTSAYRAILDEHGPTQWLAYERLETESAPLALLREGRAVDRLEAGEVGEIVLDRTPFYAESGGQAADAGRIEYAGGVLEVLDVQRPVRGLVVHQVRVLEGEVDAATKVLHAQVDPQWRLGARQAHSGTHVVHAALREVLGPSALQSGSYNRPGYLRLDFGWGSGLSPEQVRDIETVSNQALRQDLAVAAQYMTLAEAKEWGAIALFGETYDAELVRVVEIGGPWSRELCGGTHVDHSSQIGTLVVTGESSVGSGNRRIEAFTGIEGFAYLARERDVVQQLTGVLKTQPDDLVSRVQDMVERLRSTEKELDKVRLGQLLAGGTAIAEGATDVSGVAVVAQALPGAGSGDVRTLATDVRGRLDPARAGVVVLIGVDGGKVSVVAATNEAARAQGLSANDLVRAVGPLVGGKGGGKPDLAQGGGTDASGVDAAVAAVPGAVASALAGR; translated from the coding sequence ATGGACACCGCCGAGATCCGCCGCCGCTTCCTCGCGCACTTCGAGGCCGGGTCCTCCTACGGCCCGCACACCGCGGTGCCGTCGGCGTCGCTGCTGCTGGACGACCCCAACCTGCTCTTCGTCAACGCTGGCATGGTGCCCTTCAAGCCGTACTTCCTGGGCCAGGAGACGCCGCCGTACTCCCGCGCGACCAGCATCCAGAAGTGCGTGCGCACCCCGGACATCGAGGACGTCGGCAAGACCACCCGGCACGGGACGTTCTTCGAGATGTGCGGCAACTTCTCCTTCGGCGACTACTTCAAGGAGGGCGCCATCTCCCTGGCCTGGGAGCTGGTCACCAAGAGCCAGGCCGACGGCGGGTTCGGCCTGGAGGAGAGCCGCCTGTGGCCCTCGATCCTGCAGGGCGACGACGAGGCGCTCGCGCTGTGGATGAAGGTCACCGGCCTGCCCGAGGAGCGCATCGTCAAGCTGGGGCGCAAGGAGAACTACTGGTCGATGGGCGTCCCCGGTCCCGGTGGTCCGTGCTCGGAGATCCTCTACGACCGCGGCCCGGCCTACGGCCCCGACGGTGAGTTCGGCACCACCACCCGCACCGAGATGCCCACCAAGCTCGAGGACCGCTACCTGGAGATCTGGAACCTGGTCTTCATGCAGGACGAGCTGAGCGCCGTGCGGTCCAAGGAGGACTTCGACGTCGCCGGCAGCCTGCCCAAGCGCAACATCGACACCGGCATGGGCCTGGAGCGTGTCGCCTTCCTGCTCCAGGGCAAGGAGAACATGTACGAGATCGACGTCATGTTCCCGGTGATCCAGCGGGCCGAGGAGCTCACCGGTCGCCGCTACGGGGCGGACCCGGTCGACGACGTGCGGTTCCGGGTGGTGGCAGACCACATCCGCAGCTCGATGATGCTGATCGGTGACGGGGTCACCGCCGGCAACGAGGCCCGGGGCTACGTGCTGCGCCGGCTGCTGCGGCGCGCGGTGCGCTCCATGCGACTGCTGGGCTACGAGGACCCCGCACTGCCCGAGCTGTTCCCGGTCAGCCGGGACAAGATGGGCGAGACCTACGCCGACCTGCACTCGGACTGGCAGCGGATCTCCCGGGTGGCCTTCGCCGAGGAGGAGGCCTTCCGCAAGACCCTCCAGGCGGGCACCCAGATCTTTGACCTGGCCGCGCACGAGGTCAAGACCAGCGGCGCCGCGGTGCTCCCCGGCGACCAGGCCTTCGCACTGCACGACACCTACGGGTTCCCCATCGACCTCACCCTGGAGATGGCCGCCGAGCAGGGGCTGGCGGTCGACGAGGCCGGCTTCCGTGGCCTGATGGCCGAGCAGCGGGAGCGGGCCAAGGCGGATGCTCGCGCCAAGAAGGGCCAGCACGCCGACACCTCGGCCTACCGCGCCATCCTCGACGAGCACGGACCGACACAGTGGTTGGCCTACGAGCGGCTGGAGACCGAGTCCGCGCCACTGGCCCTGCTGCGTGAGGGACGCGCCGTGGACCGGCTCGAGGCCGGCGAGGTGGGCGAGATCGTCCTGGACCGCACCCCGTTCTACGCCGAGTCCGGGGGCCAGGCGGCCGACGCCGGGCGGATCGAGTACGCCGGCGGCGTGCTGGAGGTTCTCGACGTGCAGCGCCCGGTGCGCGGGCTGGTGGTGCACCAGGTGCGGGTGCTCGAGGGCGAAGTGGACGCAGCGACCAAGGTGCTGCACGCCCAGGTGGACCCGCAGTGGCGCCTGGGCGCGCGGCAGGCGCACTCCGGGACCCACGTGGTGCACGCCGCGCTGCGCGAGGTGCTCGGCCCCTCGGCGCTGCAGTCCGGCTCCTACAACCGTCCCGGCTATCTCCGTCTCGACTTCGGCTGGGGCTCCGGCCTCTCGCCCGAGCAGGTGCGCGACATCGAGACCGTCTCCAACCAGGCCCTGCGCCAGGACCTCGCGGTCGCGGCGCAGTACATGACCTTGGCCGAGGCCAAGGAGTGGGGCGCCATTGCGCTCTTCGGCGAGACCTACGACGCCGAGCTGGTCCGCGTCGTGGAGATCGGCGGACCGTGGTCCCGCGAGCTGTGCGGCGGCACCCACGTCGACCACTCCTCCCAGATCGGCACCCTGGTGGTGACCGGGGAGTCCTCGGTCGGGTCGGGCAACCGGCGGATCGAGGCGTTCACCGGGATCGAGGGCTTCGCCTACCTGGCGCGCGAGCGTGACGTGGTGCAGCAGCTCACCGGGGTGCTCAAGACCCAGCCCGACGACCTGGTGTCGCGGGTCCAGGACATGGTGGAGCGGCTCCGCAGCACCGAGAAGGAGCTGGACAAGGTCCGCCTGGGCCAGCTGCTCGCCGGCGGTACGGCGATCGCGGAGGGCGCTACCGACGTGTCCGGCGTGGCGGTGGTCGCCCAGGCGCTGCCCGGTGCCGGTTCCGGCGACGTGCGCACCCTGGCCACCGACGTCCGCGGCCGGCTTGACCCGGCCCGGGCCGGTGTCGTGGTGCTGATCGGCGTCGACGGCGGCAAGGTCTCGGTCGTGGCGGCGACCAACGAGGCCGCGCGGGCCCAGGGCCTCTCGGCCAACGACCTGGTCCGCGCCGTCGGCCCCCTGGTGGGCGGCAAGGGCGGCGGCAAGCCCGACCTCGCCCAGGGCGGCGGCACCGACGCCTCCGGTGTGGACGCGGCCGTCGCCGCAGTCCCGGGCGCCGTGGCCAGCGCCCTGGCTGGCCGCTGA
- a CDS encoding shikimate dehydrogenase family protein has translation MAEPTRRCGVLGDPIEHSLSPVLHRAGYAAVGLDWTYDAHRVPAGGLPEFLAGLDPTWRGLSLTMPLKREAMTLVDDVTPHATVSGAVNTLVLDDGLHGHNTDLPGRSPRSANAPTDPWVRRWCSGAEPPPPR, from the coding sequence ATGGCCGAGCCCACCCGTCGGTGCGGGGTCCTCGGCGACCCCATCGAGCACTCGCTCTCTCCGGTGCTGCACCGGGCGGGGTACGCCGCGGTGGGGCTGGACTGGACCTACGACGCCCACCGGGTGCCCGCCGGCGGGCTCCCCGAGTTCCTGGCCGGCCTTGACCCCACCTGGCGCGGCCTGTCGCTGACCATGCCGCTCAAGCGCGAGGCGATGACGCTGGTCGACGACGTGACGCCGCACGCCACGGTGAGCGGCGCGGTGAACACGCTGGTGCTCGACGATGGGCTGCACGGTCACAACACCGACCTCCCGGGGCGGTCGCCGCGATCGGCGAACGCACCGACCGACCCCTGGGTGCGGCGGTGGTGCTCGGGGGCGGAGCCACCGCCACCTCGGTAG